The genomic window CTAGTTGCAGGGTACTGGAAGATCCCCGTCGTGGAAGACGTTTCCATAAGAGTCGATAAGGGAGAGATAGTTGCACTTCTAGGACCTAACGGAAGCGGGAAATCGACCGTTCTCAAGAGCATAATGGGTTTTGCAAAGGTGTTCAAGGGCAAGATAGTCTATAACGGTTCGGACGTGACAGGAGTCCCGGCTAACAGACTTGTGAAGATGGGTATCAGCTACGTTCCTCAAGTAGCTAACATCTTCGGAAGCCTCACAGTTAAGGAAAACCTTGAGATAGGTGCGTATCTCAGGAAGGAGGGTGTGGAAAAGGATATGGAAGAGGTCTTAGAGTTCTTCCCAGAGCTTAAAGGTATGTTGAGGCGTAGGGCCGACAGCTTAAGCGGGGGGGAGAGGCAACTCCTAGCGTTAGCTAGGGCTCTTATGAGTAAGCCGAGGCTTCTACTGCTAGACGAGCCTACTGCAAGCCTCTCGCCTAAAACTGCTTTAAACGTGTTCTCCAAGATCATCGAGATCAGGGACGAGGGTATACCTATACTGATGGCGGAACAGAACGTGCTTAAGACGCTAGAGATCTCAGACAGAGCATATATACTTGTGTCCGGAAAGTGTATAGCCTCAGGATCCTCTGAAGAGATCCTTAAAGACGAGAACTTAGGCAGGCTTTACCTCGGTTTAAAGTAGATATGAGATGTTAAACCTAAATCTCTGTCACGGTGTATCTGGTATCAGATGAGGATAATAGCCGACGAGAGGGAGAAGGCTTCCAACGTTCCCGCTCTACTAGAGGACATGGGAGTACGAGTCGTATATGATGTCTTAGAGGCGGGAGACTACTTGCTCTCCAACAAAGTCGCCGTGGAGAGGAAGACCGTGCCAGACTTCATAGCTTCCATATTCGACGGCCGACTTTTTAAACAGGTTAAAGCCTTAAAGCAGGTCTACGAGAAGCCCATACTACTCATCGAAGGAGACCTAGCAAGGGTTGAGAGGCTTACGAACAGGCCTAGAGCGGTTATAGGAGCATTATCGGCGATAGCGATAGGGTTTGAGATCCCAGTTTTATATGCAGGTGATAAACGGCAGACGGCAGAGTACATATACACCATAGCCTCTAGGCTTCATAGGCGAGGTGAATCTAGACAGCCGATAACACCGCCTAGGGCGGGGCGGGTTTTCGACGAGAGGATTAGGGTACTTATAACCCTGCCGGGTATAGGGCCTACTCTAGCCGAGCGGCTTCTCAAGAGGTTTGGAAGCCTCAGAGACGTGTTCGACGCATCCATAACCGAGCTGATGAAAGTTAAGGGTCTAAGTCGCGACAAAGCCGAAGCCATCTACACGTTCATAAACAGCAGGTATGCAGAGCCTGAAAAGGTAGGTAGACAGACGAGGCTCGATTAAGACGAGGTAAACCTTAATAAATTCCTGTCTAAACCTAGAATTTTAGGCGGCTGTGGTCTAGTCTG from Candidatus Bathyarchaeota archaeon includes these protein-coding regions:
- a CDS encoding ABC transporter ATP-binding protein is translated as MTVLEVLNLVAGYWKIPVVEDVSIRVDKGEIVALLGPNGSGKSTVLKSIMGFAKVFKGKIVYNGSDVTGVPANRLVKMGISYVPQVANIFGSLTVKENLEIGAYLRKEGVEKDMEEVLEFFPELKGMLRRRADSLSGGERQLLALARALMSKPRLLLLDEPTASLSPKTALNVFSKIIEIRDEGIPILMAEQNVLKTLEISDRAYILVSGKCIASGSSEEILKDENLGRLYLGLK